The following coding sequences are from one Eucalyptus grandis isolate ANBG69807.140 chromosome 11, ASM1654582v1, whole genome shotgun sequence window:
- the LOC104427110 gene encoding receptor-like protein 9DC3 — MIYKGLKLYYPKILEVLTIIDLSSNLFEGEIPSAIGDLKGLQGLNLSNNLLTGHIPPSLGNLKALESLDLSLNKLSGQIPQKLTELKFISFLNMSYKNLTESVPRGKQFDTFLNDSFEGNSGLCGEFISTKCQDLEDKSGQPSTHQEEGLGLPIELDWKIVLLGYGSGLVIGVVIGNAFISSKHD, encoded by the coding sequence ATGATTTACAAAGGCCTTAAATTGTATTACCCGAAGATATTAGAAGTCCTCACAATCATTGACCTCTCTAGCAATTTGTTTGAAGGAGAGATCCCGAGTGCCATTGGTGATCTTAAAGGACTGCAGGGATTGAACCTTTCCAATAATCTCCTCACTGGTCACATCCCACCATCGTTAGGGAATCTCAAAGCACTTGAGTCATTGGACCTTTCTCTGAACAAACTCTCAGGACAGATCCCCCAGAAGCTAACAGAACTCAAgttcatttctttcttgaacATGTCTTACAAGAATCTAACCGAGTCTGTGCCTAGAGGGAAACAATTTGATACGTTTTTGAATGATTCTTTCGAAGGAAACTCGGGATTATGTGGGGAATTCATATCCACAAAATGTCAAGATTTAGAGGATAAGTCAGGACAACCTTCAACCCACCAAGAAGAAGGCCTGGGATTGCCAATTGAACTTGATTGGAAAATTGTTCTTTTGGGTTATGGGAGCGGCTTGGTGATTGGAGTGGTCATCGGAAATGCATTCATCTCCTCAAAACATGATTGA